CGTCGCTTCCGGCACCGGTGACGGTGATCTACATGGGAGTCAACCTCGAGGCGAGCACGCTGCTGCTACCCACGACACGGCTGCTCCTGGCCGCGAAGCGGGCGCGGGGCGGCCGGCCGGACCTGGTGGCCAGCAGCCTGCGTGACGTCGGCGACGCGCCGTCTGCGCCTCCGGGGCGTGGGGCTGCGTTGCGGAACACGGCGCGGCTGAGCGTCTGGATGACCGAGGAGTGGCTGCGTCAGCTGGTGGCGCTCGCCGCCGGCCTCAGGGGACGGATCGTGGTCTTCGACCGGCACTTCTACCTCGACTACTACCACGCCGACGTCGATGCCGGACGGCGCCGCGGAGTAGCCGAGCGGTTGCACGGCTGGATGCTCGCGCGGGTCTACCCCAAGCCAGAGCTGGTGATCATGCTGGACGCACCCGCCGAGGTGCTCCATGCGCGCAAGCCCGAGGCCACGGTGGCGTGGCTCGAAAGACGCCGTCAGCAGTATCTGGAGCTGGCCCCGCTCGTTCCTCAGTTCGTGGTCGTGGATGTCGACCGGCCGCTGGATGCCGCCGTGTCCGAGGTCGCGGCCGCAATCGAATCATCATGGAAGGCGAAGAACTCGTGAAGATCCTGTTGGCCAGCCCGATCGACCCCGGGACCGTGGAGGTCCTCTCGGAGTCGCATGACGTGGTCAAGCCGGCCTCGACGACACGCGAGGCGCTCAAGGAGGCGATCGCCGACCGGGACGTCGTGGTCCTCCGCAGCGGGGTGATGCTCTCGGCGGACGTGCTCGCCGCTGCGCCCGGTCTCGAGCTGCTGGTCCGCGCTGGGGCGGGTCTCGACAACATCGACCTCGACCAGGCGCGCGCCCAGGGGCTGCGGGTGGTCAAGATCCCCGGCATGTCGGCGCCTCCGGTCGCCGAGTTCACCTTCGCGCTCCTCCTCTCGCTGGCTCGCAAGGTGACGGTGGCCGACCGTGCGCTGCGCGACGGCCACTGGCCGAAGCCGTCCTTGGGGGGTCCGCTGCTGCACGGCAAGACGCTCGGCATCGTCGGAGCCGGCAACATCGGCGCGCTGGTCGGCCAGATGGGTGCGTCGTGGGGGATGCGCGCCATCGGCTGCGTGGCCAACCCCAACGACACCATCGCGCAGCAGCTGCTGGGGCGCGGTGTGCGGCTCACCGACTTCGACGAGGTGCTCACCACGGCAGACTTCCTCTGCTTGCACACC
This genomic window from Nocardioides cynanchi contains:
- a CDS encoding NAD(P)-dependent oxidoreductase, which produces MKILLASPIDPGTVEVLSESHDVVKPASTTREALKEAIADRDVVVLRSGVMLSADVLAAAPGLELLVRAGAGLDNIDLDQARAQGLRVVKIPGMSAPPVAEFTFALLLSLARKVTVADRALRDGHWPKPSLGGPLLHGKTLGIVGAGNIGALVGQMGASWGMRAIGCVANPNDTIAQQLLGRGVRLTDFDEVLTTADFLCLHTPLDESTRHLIGSEALSRMKPGSLLINVARGGVVDEAALFEALNRADTVAGAALDVHEIEGEGTRSRFADMDNVVLTPHIGAMAVDSQRLIGERIVELVRAHDNAKLDEEIRDGEHVL